The proteins below are encoded in one region of Lytechinus pictus isolate F3 Inbred chromosome 11, Lp3.0, whole genome shotgun sequence:
- the LOC129271339 gene encoding protein patched homolog 1-like: MERWAVPATPDSEDGRLSTPGLPEDYVYEELLTRTSWCNADYAYKQVDRGKAQGNKAALWLRSKLQGFLFSLGCYLQIHSGKALFLGLVILGACAVGLKLTKIETNVEKLWVQGKPHTHFASSLKQKIPDQFSV, encoded by the exons ATGGAGCGTTGGGCAGTACCTGCCACACCGGATTCTGAG GACGGGAGATTGTCGACGCCTGGATTACCCGAGGACTATGTATATGAGGAATTGCTAACAAGAACTAGTTGGTGCAATGCAGACTATGCCTACAAACAAGTGGATCGG GGCAAGGCACAGGGGAACAAGGCGGCATTGTGGCTCCGGAGCAAGCTCCAGGGGTTCCTCTTCTCTCTGGGGTGTTACCTGCAAATCCACAGCGGCAAGGCACTCTTTCTTGGACTGGTTATATTGGGCGCATGTGCCGTCGGACTGAAACTCACCAAGATAGAAACAAATGTGGAAAAACTTTGGGTGCAAGGTAAGCCGCATACTCATTTTGCTTCCTCTCTCAAACAAAAAATTCCAGATCAATTTTCtgtgtga